The DNA region CCCAATTCCTGAGGACGTCAGTCACAGCGGACGCGTCATTACGATCGGAAGTGGGGAGAGCGTCTGCTGGGGGATAATAAAACCGAAGAGGCCCTCTCCATAGGTGGAGTAGAGCGGGGAGAAGACGCCCCGCTGGCACACACCTCCGGAAAACTGAAGCTTCTTCTTTGACCCAGGGGTCAGAAAGATTTATTACTTCCTCGGTGAGGGAGAAGCCTCAGGCCAGCTGGAAGGGACGAGCCGGGAGTGGGGAGCCTGAGAGCCGCGCTCGGCCTCCTCGGAGCGCTCCGGGGCGCGGGTGCGTCCTCGGTCCCCGGAGAAGCCCGGCGGTGCCGACCCCGGGGGGAGAGCGGAGTGGGAGGCCGCTGGGGGATTTCTGCCCAAACTTTATCACCAACTCTTTCCGAGAGCAAAACTGTGCGGTTGAGCACGGTAGCGGCACGGAGAATCCAAGTTTCCCAGAGGTCGGGACGCCCGAGCGCTCCGAACCCCGCGTCCGTACCCTGGCTCTTGGCGCACAGATTGCTACGGCCTACGCCGCGCGGACGGCGGCCCAAGCGGCGCCGCTGTAAATCGGAACCCGCATCTCCAACCCCCAAGGTGGCGGCGGCGGGAGCTGGGCGCTGCGAGGGGGGGCGGGCGCGGGACGCGCGGAGGAGGAGGGCAGCGCGCCGAAGGGGAGGAGCCGTAGCGACAGACGGCGGCGCGCACCAACCCGGCGCCGGCTGGCAGGAGCCGCGCAGAGGCTGGCCGGAGCGCGTTGCAGCCGCTCCGCGTAGGGAGAGTCGGGTAGCAGCATCCTCCCCGGCGCCGGCTTTCgcgcggcggctgcggcggcggcggcggcggggttTTCTCTGCCCCGGTGCCTCGTTGACCCGAAGAGGCTGGTGCTGCGGGGGAGGCGGGCAAGGGAGCGCTGCGGACCCCGGCTCCTTTGCCTAgagctgtgtgtgtgagtgtaggGGGTTTCCAGGCCAGTCGGAGGCTGAGGAGCGGCGGGGGCTGCCGGCAATGCCCGCCCGGGCATCCTTCGGGTGATGGAAGAAgcagctgctgccgccgccactgCAGAGTCGCGCTGCGCCCCATCTACCACCACCAGAGAGATGGGAAGATTCGGGGCGCGGAGGCCGAGAGCAAGAGAGGCGGAGCCGCTTTGCCGGGAGCTGGGTCCCGTAtaagccccctccccctcccctccctcggcCAGCTTCACCCCCCAGAGCGAGGAAGGAAGCTACAGTCCCGAGAGGGCGGCGGAGACGCCGATGGAGCCGGGCGCACTGGACTCAGCGGAGCGCAGAGTAGGGCTTCGGGCCCGGTGAAAGTTTCCCTTCCCCAGCCGCAGGGCGCCCGCTGCCGCAAACTCTGCCCAGGGCTTGGGCTGCCAAGTCCCTCGGTCCCCTCGGAGGCGCGCGGACCCCGGGCGGAAAACAGCGCTCGAGAAGGCGGGGAACGAGTGACAGCAGGACTGACCGCCGGGCCGTGCTCCCGGGCCGCTCCGGGGAGCGCCCGCGGCTCCAGGTTAGCGGGGTAGCCAGGCAGACCCGAGGGTGGGCGTTAATTAGGGGGAGGAGGATTGGGGCGCACGAGCTTACTCCGCTTCCCCTCGCAGGTCCTTCTCAGAGCCGCTGCCATGGGAGAGCCAACCCTGGGCGCCGGGGACCAGCCGCCGCTGCTGCCGCGCCCGCCTCGGAGTCGCGGCCCAAGTCCCAGCGCCCGAATCCGGGCCGCTGCGTCCTCCTCCCGGGTTGCAGGGCCGCCTCCGCCACGCTGCCGGCCCGGGTTGTGCCTGTGATGAGCCGCAGCCCGCCGCGAGCCCTGCCCGCGGGCGCGCCCCCCCGGTTGCTCGCGGCCGCGCCTGCCGCCGGGCCGCGCGCCTTGCTCCCGCCGTGGCCCCGGCGCCCGGGTCGCCGCTGGCCCGCGTCCCCGCTCGGAATGAAGGTGTTCCGCAGGAAGGCGCTGGTGCTGTGCGCGGGCTACGCGCTGCTGCTGGTGCTCACCATGCTCAACCTCCTGGACTACAAGTGGCACAAGGAGCCGTTGCAGCAGTGCAGCCCCGACGGGCCGCTCGGTGCCGCGGCGGGGGCGGCCGGGGGCGGCTGGGGGCATCCGGGGCCTCCTCCGGCCGTGCAGCCCCGCGCACACACCCGCTTGGACCCCCGTACCCCATACCGCTCTCCCGTCGCCCCCGTCCGGGCGGCTCCGGCagctggggcgggggcggcgggggccgcAGCTCCTCCGGGTAATGGCACTCGGGGCACCGGGGATGGCGGGGACAAGAGGCAGTTGGTGTACGTGTTCACCACGTGGCGCTCGGGCTCGTCCTTCTTCGGCGAGCTTTTCAACCAGAACCCCGAAGTGTTCTTCCTCTATGAGCCAGTGTGGCACGTGTGGCAAAAACTGTACCCAGGGGACGCCGTTTCCCTGCAAGGGGCGGCACGGGACATGCTGAGCGCTCTCTACCGCTGCGACCTCTCTGTCTTCCAGCTGTACAGTCCCGCTGGCAGCGGGGGGCGCAACCTCACCACGCTGGGCATTTTCGGCGCGGCCACCAACAAGGTGGTGTGCTCGTCGCCACTTTGCCCCGCCTACCGCAAGGAGGTCGTTGGACTGGTAGACGATCGCGTGTGCAAGAAGTGCCCACCGCAGCGCCTGGCGCGCTTCGAGGAGGAGTGCCGCAAGTACCGCACTCTGGTCATCAAGGGCGTGCGTGTCTTCGACGTGGCCGTGTTGGCGCCACTTCTGCGCGACCCGGCCCTGGACCTCAAGGTCATTCACCTGGTGCGGGATCCCCGCGCTGTGGCCAGTTCACGCATCCGCTCGCGCCATGGTCTCATCCGTGAAAGCCTGCAGGTGGTGCGCAGCCGGGACCCCCGAGCGCACCGCATGCCCTTCCTGGAGGCCGCTGGCCATAAGCTGGGCGCCAAGAAGGAGAGCATGGGTGGGCCTGCAGACTACCACGCCCTTGGCGCCATGGAGGTCATCTGCCACAGCATGGCCAAGACGCTGCAGACGGCCCTGCAGCCCCCTGACTGGCTGCAAGGCCACTACCTGGTGGTGCGGTACGAGGACCTGGTGGGAGACCCCGTCAAGACCCTACGGAGGGTGTATGACTTTGTGGGGCTATTGGTGAGCCCTGAAATGGAGCAGTTTGCCCTCAACATGACCAGTGGCTCAGGCTCCTCCTCCAAGCCTTTCGTGGTGTCGGCACGCAACGCCACGCAGGCCGCCAATGCCTGGCGGACCGCCCTCACCTTCCAGCAGATCAAACAGGTGGAGGAGTTTTGCTACCAGCCCATGGCCGTGCTGGGCTACGAGCGGGTCAGTAGCCCTGAAGAGGTCAGAGACCTCAGCAAGACCCTGCTCCGGAAACCCCGGCTCTGAGACGGGTTCCCGGGAGACCAGACTCCCTGTGGTGACACCCACAGAAGGATTGTGGTGTGTTTCAACAAAAACAGCCCAGATCCAAACTGAGGAAGCCCACACATTCTGTTATAGATCCATAATATAAATAACCACGCAGGCACTTGCTGTCAGTGTTTTGAGTCATTGAATTTCAAGGAACAGCCACAATACACACATCTCAGAAAAGGCAAGGCTTGAAAGTTTTGACCCGCcgcccttcctcttctctcccctgccttttctcccttttcctaccCTCTCCCCTACCTGCCTTCCATTTTGAAGTGGGATGTTGATTAAATCAAGATCCAGTAACCCAAATCTTGTTTCCAAAATTTTCGTGGTATCTGTGAACACGTAGAAGAGTCATTTGGATGTCGGGGGTAGggtgggaggtgtgggagggTGGAGAAAGGGGAAGTGGTCCAGGAGCAGCAAAAGCCCCACTGGGCACGCTAAACCAAGGAGGCATTCTTCTAAGTAGACTTTTGTGTAAAAAGCAAAGGTTATATGTGagtattaataaagaaaataataaataatattcttttttatatttgccTCCATTACTTTGGATTTGCCTGTGTTCCTTGTCCTGTGCAGCTTCAGACAGAATctgcttctcctccccccacccccttttcctgTCTGTTTCCTAGAAAACAGCTAAGATGGGTGGGAGCAGCTTCAGACTCCTTGATAAGAGCCTTGGAGTCGTGTTCTCCCATGTAAATCACAGCCTGTCAGGTGCCCAGGAATGGGGACAAATCTTCAGATTCTAAAGGCAAAAACCAAGCAGGGCAGTGGAGGAAAAAGCACAGCGCTACTTTCCTGTTCCACTTGGAgcacagaaaggaagaagcaacCCCTTGAGGATCTGAAGGCATTCGGTTTTGATTACCCTTGAGTTAACACTGGGAAACCTTGAAGCAGAGACCAGTGTTTTGGTCCTGAGGTTAGTTCggaaaaaggattttttaaaaaagagaagtatgTAGTTCAAAAAACTTCTGATGATAAGAACACAAACCTCAAAAATTAGCGTGAACGTTTTGTTGGCAACGGTAGCAAGTTCTTTGGTTAGAAAAGTGACAGAAGTATTTGAGTTTGGAGCGTTTTTCTGCCTCTGACACAGTCCACGGAGGCATATGAAAAGGGAAGTTTGATCTGGGAACTGTAAGGGCACCCACAGGTTATCCCCCTTATTCCTGGCTGCCCACCCAAATTAGTGCAAAAGAGAATGTGAATTTATAATGGTTTACTTAGGTTGCTTGTGGGGgtacattgcttttctttttatgttttctgaaaATTGCAAAGAAGCTATGTGTTGCTGACAGTATAAGTCTTCAACCAAGAACTTCTTttagatatgaaaataaattataggaaAGAGGAAATGACAATGAATTATGAGTTTGTATGTTGGATTTTGAGATTTGGTATTTTCCAGGGAAAAAACCATTGCAGTTTTCCTGTAGTGGTAATGGTGTTGCTGCTGTCCTGAGCCCATTTGTACGGAAGGGTTCTGCAGAATGTTGTGTTATGATAAGAAGTTACGAAGCTAAATAGGAGCAAGAGAGTGTAGTTGTATATTACATTAAATACGATACAAGTTCAAGTTCATCATAATTTTAGTTTACTGTAATTTATTGTGAGATTTGTGCAAGCCAATCTGTACAGGTTAAATGCTGAGGATTTCATTTTAAGGCAAATATAATGAAAAGGAATATGTACATGGGAAATactttaagtataatttttattacaatgTGAAATCTGACTACACTTAAGAATTCCGAGAGTTTAAAAGCACAGAGGTTAAAAAAAGGGATGTATTTAGCAGTGGATTTTATAACACATTCTAGAATGGTTATTTCTTAATTTACTAAAATTGTTTATAGTAATTGTGTTGATTAATCCAGATTACAGCTATAACACGTTGATCATGGTTTCTATGATATTTTCATGGTAGCGCCTATGCCGAATTCAGCAGCAGTAGAATATTTGTAACAACTTTAAGAATACTTTCaaagtaaatgaacaaaataaatattaatgttgGATGACTAGAGATGAAACAGGTTTAGCGGGAAATTAAGGCAGCATCATTGAAAGGCAACCACTCTGAATTAAAgaaccatttaaaaacaaatttcatgtGGCATTAGAATCAACTCGTTTCACTTAATCACAGTAAAATTCACGCTTAGCGTTTGAGTGAAGGATTTTTAGGCAGTTGAATTCATTCTTCTCTCTGGATAGCTAAGGACTTTGATTGCATTGAAGTGGAATCACGATGATTTTGGatcttgtatttaaaaaatgtgagATGCCACGTAGAGGCTTTGTAGCCTGCAGCACATTCACGGTCTCTGCTCCAATGAAATTTTAAGCTAAACGCCAACAGTTCTCCCCTTGCTGTGTTTGAACGAGGTTTCCGCCCATAATATCCTTGTTTTGTAGCAGCTGCCTTCTCTCCACTCTGCCACTCCTGGGCTCGGGAATTTGACAGGGTGAATTGTTGCTCCTGGAGATTTGTACCTCGCTGCATTCTAGGAAAGCGAGACAGGTGTAGTTCCCACAAACAGCCGAGATCGTCATATCAGTGAAGTCTGAGAAGGAGAGAAGCAATTTTGGGTGTTAATTAGCTTCTGTCAGCCCCTGGAGCAAGCAGACTTGTGCCACAACAATTTGTGACAGAGCCTGTGACCATTTCTGAAGCAGCAAATGTGAAGGAGTTCCTTTCACCGTTCCCAACTTGGCAATATGGCCATCAACAGGAGGACATATTCTTTAGAGCAGGTTAtcagaatgatttttattttcaaattctgctTGACTGATAGCATGCCTGATTTACCCCATTGACTTTGGAATCCCTTTGTTAATTAGAAAGCTCTATTTGTAAAACAAAGTCGACTCAGTGCATTTAGCCAACAAATATGAATTTGGAACAAGGGCAGCAGCTCAGGCTGGGTGCTTGAGTTTcagggagctcaggggcactcaaAAGGCCTCA from Phocoena phocoena chromosome 4, mPhoPho1.1, whole genome shotgun sequence includes:
- the CHST2 gene encoding carbohydrate sulfotransferase 2, giving the protein MSRSPPRALPAGAPPRLLAAAPAAGPRALLPPWPRRPGRRWPASPLGMKVFRRKALVLCAGYALLLVLTMLNLLDYKWHKEPLQQCSPDGPLGAAAGAAGGGWGHPGPPPAVQPRAHTRLDPRTPYRSPVAPVRAAPAAGAGAAGAAAPPGNGTRGTGDGGDKRQLVYVFTTWRSGSSFFGELFNQNPEVFFLYEPVWHVWQKLYPGDAVSLQGAARDMLSALYRCDLSVFQLYSPAGSGGRNLTTLGIFGAATNKVVCSSPLCPAYRKEVVGLVDDRVCKKCPPQRLARFEEECRKYRTLVIKGVRVFDVAVLAPLLRDPALDLKVIHLVRDPRAVASSRIRSRHGLIRESLQVVRSRDPRAHRMPFLEAAGHKLGAKKESMGGPADYHALGAMEVICHSMAKTLQTALQPPDWLQGHYLVVRYEDLVGDPVKTLRRVYDFVGLLVSPEMEQFALNMTSGSGSSSKPFVVSARNATQAANAWRTALTFQQIKQVEEFCYQPMAVLGYERVSSPEEVRDLSKTLLRKPRL